A genomic window from Gossypium hirsutum isolate 1008001.06 chromosome D12, Gossypium_hirsutum_v2.1, whole genome shotgun sequence includes:
- the LOC107945757 gene encoding probable rhamnogalacturonate lyase B, whose product MMEKVVVLNQTHSRHPLLWLIIVFQFSLLFFSAFSAEITARKILKDKSKKSPKVCLEKTDEKVIINNGLVEVTIEKSTGHLLGIKYKGIDNVLETENDNDNRGYWDIVWDHEMYDKLATRHVIIITQSDELVELSFTRVWNKTKDHGISAPVSVDKRYIVRRGVPGVYMYGIFKRRKYFPHTYIHQLRIVFKLKEDKFHFMALSDTQQRIMPRREDREHSHCQVLAYPEAVLLTNPINPKLKGEVDDKYQYSIESKDNKLHGWIADHDAVGFWIITPSDEFRTGGPHKQDLTSHVGPTALSMFVSNHYTGKDIAEFYKERVAWKKAFGPVLIYLNSATFDHAHRYRKSLWKDAKKRLSKEIKSWPYSFAASKDYPHADHRGEISGQLLVRDKYLHKQLMKAKSAFVGLAAPGRAGSWQTEGKGYQFWTQTDKAGRFSIKNVRRGKYNLYAWVHGFIGNYKLDRNVSVHTGYKKNLGTLIYDPPRSGPTLWEIGIPDRTAAEFFIPDPNPTFVNSILNHDDEKFRQYGLWDRYSDTYPHHDLVFKVGASNYSRDWFFAHVPRRTGNDTKATTWKIKFKLQEVNKSGKYTLQMALAAANFAEVQVRINKPDGSPHFTTNRIGYDNAVARHGIHGLYRLYSINVPGKRLRVGNNTIFLTQTRCKDEFMAVMYDYIRLEGPAV is encoded by the exons ATGATGGAGAAGGTGGTGGTGCTAAACCAGACTCACTCCAGACACCCTCTTTTATGGCTAATTATCGTCTTTCAGTTTTCATTGCTATTTTTCTCGGCTTTCTCTGCTGAAATCACAGCCAG AAAAATCCTCAAAGATAAAAGCAAGAAGTCTCCCAAAGTCTGTTTGGAAAAAACAGATGAGAAA GTTATTATTAATAATGGACTTGTTGAAGTCACTATTGAGAAATCTACTGGTCATTTGCTAGGAATTAAGTATAAGGGAATAGATAATGTGCTTGAAACCGAAAACGACAACGATAATAGAGG GTACTGGGATATTGTGTGGGATCATGAAATGTATGACAA attagctACACGACATGTCATTATCATTACACAAAGTGATGAGTTAGTTGAGCTTTCCTTCACTAGAGTGTGGAACAAAACAAAAGACCATGGCATCTCAGCTCCTGTAAGCGTAGACAAAAG GTATATAGTACGACGAGGAGTTCCAGGGGTGTATATGTATGGTATTTTCAAGCGACGAAAATATTTTCCCCATACTTATATTCATCAATTAAGGATTGTTTTCAAACTCAAGGAAGACAA GTTTCATTTCATGGCGTTATCAGACACGCAACAAAGGATCATGCCTAGACGAGAAGATCGAGAACATAGCCACTGTCAGGTTCTTGCTTACCCAGAAGCTGTTCTATTGACTAATCCAATCAATCCGAAACTTAAAGGAGAGGTTGACGATAAGTACCAGTATTCGATTGAGAGCAAAGATAACAAGCTTCACGGGTGGATAGCGGATCACGACGCTGTCGGCTTTTGGATAATCACCCCCAGCGATGAGTTCCGAACTGGTGGCCCGCACAAGCAGGACCTCACTTCTCATGTTGGTCCTACTGCTCTCTCC ATGTTTGTTAGTAATCATTACACGGGGAAGGACATTGCCGAGTTCTACAAGGAACGAGTGGCTTGGAAAAAGGCTTTCGGCCCTGTTTTGATCTATCTCAACTCTGCAACTTTTGATCATGCTCATCGTTACCGCAAGTCACTGTGGAAGGACGCTAAAAAGCGGTTGAGTAAAGAAATCAAAAGCTGGCCTTACAGTTTCGCTGCTTCAAAGGATTATCCTCATGCTGATCATCGAGGAGAAATTAGTGGTCAATTACTAGTGCGAGACAA ATATTTGCACAAGCAATTAATGAAGGCCAAATCTGCCTTCGTGGGGTTGGCAGCGCCTGGACGTGCAGGATCATGGCAAACTGAAGGAAAG ggATATCAATTCTGGACTCAAACCGATAAGGCTGGTCGTTTCAGTATAAAAAATGTCCGACGAGGGAAATATAACTTGTATGCATGGGTCCATGGTTTCATCGGGAACTATAAATTAGACCGCAACGTCAGTGTCCATACAG GATATAAGAAAAACTTGGGTACACTTATATATGACCCTCCAAGAAGTGGTCCTACATTGTGGGAAATCGGGATTCCCGACAGAACAGCTGCCGAGTTCTTCATACCTGATCCAAATCCAACATTTGTTAACTCAATCCTCAACCATGACGATGAAAA ATTTAGACAATACGGATTATGGGATCGGTACTCAGATACTTATCCTCACCATGATCTTGTCTTCAAAGTTGGGGCTAGCAATTATTCCAGGGATTGGTTCTTTGCTCATGTTCCCAG GCGCACAGGAAACGATACCAAGGCAACCACATGGAAGATTAAATTCAAACTCCAGGAAGTGAACAAGTCTGGAAAATACACTCTCCAAATGGCCTTGGCAGCCGCTAACTTTGCTGAGGTTCAG GTTCGAATCAACAAACCAGACGGTAGTCCCCATTTTACGACGAACAGAATCGGGTACGATAATGCAGTAGCAAGACATGGAATTCATGGATTGTACAGATTGTATAGCATAAATGTGCCTGGGAAACGATTACGGGTAGGGAACAACAcgatttttctaactcagacaaGATGCAAAGATGAATTCATGGCAGTTATGTATGACTATATTCGATTAGAAGGACCTGCAGTTTAA
- the LOC107932814 gene encoding origin of replication complex subunit 2 — protein MDFNAAEEEEFGFSRNYFLAKEMGSSGKKSARKLSDINVVDEQELREASANIEPKHQNDIADLINSYKSLYPKWFFDLS, from the exons ATGGATTTTAACGCGGCGGAGGAAGAGGAATTTGGATTCTCAAGAAACTATTTCTTAGCAAAAGAAATGGGCAGTTCTGGGAAGAAATCTGCTCGTAAACTCAGTGATATCAACGTCGTTGACGAACAG GAACTTAGAGAAGCTTCAGCTAATATTGAACCAAAGCATCAAAATGACATTGCAGATTTAATAAATAGTTACAAAAGTTTATACCCAAAATGGTTTTTTGATCTCAG CTGA